From the Toxotes jaculatrix isolate fToxJac2 chromosome 15, fToxJac2.pri, whole genome shotgun sequence genome, one window contains:
- the sucla2 gene encoding succinate--CoA ligase [ADP-forming] subunit beta, mitochondrial has translation MRSSYSALEGDMATSLICGRLTASLRNSGARNTISSASKVLGGPSGLFGGHVSQPQPPHLQQQQRNLSLHEYMSIGLLKEAGISVPAGMVASSSEEAYTVAKQIGSKDLVVKAQVLAGGRGKGTFEGGLKGGVRIVYSPEEARDISSQMIGRKLYTKQTGEAGRICNQVFICERRYPRREYYFAITMERSYQGPVLIGSSQGGVNIEDVAAENPDAIVKEPIDIVEGIKMEQAIKVAQKMGFPPALVNEAAENMVKLYNLFIKYDASMVEINPMVEDSSGIVMCMDAKINFDSNAAYRQKKVFDMQDWTQEDPRDRQAAKADLNYIGLDGTIGCLVNGAGLAMATMDIIKLHGGTPANFLDVGGGATAHQVTEAFKLITSDRKVQAILVNIFGGIMRCDVIAQGIIMAVRDLDLKIPIVVRLQGTRVDDAKALIAASPLKILACDDLDEAAKMVVKLSEIVSLAKEAQVDITFQLPI, from the exons ATGCGCAGTAGTTACTCCGCTCTAGAGGGAGACATGGCGACGTCCCTGATCTGTGGCCGCTTGACGGCCAGCCTGAGAAATTCAGGGGCCAGGAACACGATCAGCTCCGCTTCCAAG gttcTCGGTGGTCCTTCAGGTCTGTTTGGAGGCCATGTGTCTCAGCCACAGCCCccccacctgcagcagcagcagaggaaccTCTCCCTACACGAGTACATGAGCATCGGGCTGCTGAAAGAAGCCGGCATCTCTGTGCCCGCTGGCATGGTGGCCAGCTCCTCGGAGGAGGCCTACACCGTGGCCAAGCAGATCG gTTCGAAGGACCTGGTGGTGAAAGCTCAGGTGCTGGCCGGTGGCAGAGGGAAGGGGACGTTCGAGGGTGGACTGAAGGGAGGAGTGAGGATCGTCTACTC tcCAGAGGAGGCCCGTGACATTTCCTCCCAGATGATTGGTCGAAAGCTGTACACCAAGCAGACCGGGGAGGCGGGTCGTATCTGCAACCAGGTGTTCATCTGCGAGCGCAGGTATCCGCGCAGAGAGTACTACTTCGCCATCACCATGGAGAGGTCCTACCAG GGCCCTGTCCTGATTGGCAGCTCGCAAGGGGGCGTGAACATTGAAGATGTTGCAGCAGAAAATCCAGACGCCATTGTGAAGGAACCCATTGACATTGTGGAGGGCATTAAGATGGAGCAGGCTATCAAG GTGGCTCAGAAGATGGGCTTCCCCCCGGCACTGGTGAACGAGGCGGCGGAGAACATGGTCAAACTCTACAACCTGTTTATCAAATACGACGCCTCCATGGTCGAGATCAACCCCATGGTGGAGGACTCCTCTGGCAtcg TGATGTGCATGGACGCCAAGATCAACTTTGACTCCAACGCTGCGTACCGCCAGAAGAAGGTGTTCGACATGCAGGACTGGACCCAGGAGGACCCTCGAGATCGGCAGGCCGCCAAGGCCGACCTCAACTACATCGGCCTGGATGGAACCATCGGCTGCTTGG TAAACGGAGCAGGTCTGGCCATGGCCACCATGGACATCATCAAGCTCCATGGCGGCACGCCCGCCAACTTCCTGGATGTGGGAGGAGGAGCCACAGCTCATCAGGTGACCGAGGCTTTCAAGCTCATCACCTCTGACAGGAAG GTTCAGGCCATCCTAGTCAACATCTTCGGAGGCATCATGAGGTGTGACGTGATCGCCCAGGGCATCATCATGGCTGTGAGGGACCTGGACCTCAAGATCCCCATCGTAGTGCGGTTACAAG gGACGAGAGTGGACGACGCTAAAGCTCTGATCGCTGCCAGTCCACTGAAAATCCTGGCCTGTGACGACCTGGATGAAGCTGCCAaaatg GTTGTAAAGCTTTCTGAAATCGTCTCACTGGCTAAGGAAGCTCAAGTGGACATCACCTTCCAGCTGCCCATCTAA